The following proteins come from a genomic window of Streptomyces sp. NBC_01716:
- a CDS encoding dihydroorotate dehydrogenase has protein sequence MTEVQDHDPAVFDDRDRHFADHAAFRTDLAVSLGPLRLANPVMPASGCFGPELAALLPVHELGALVTKTLFSQRRSGNPSHRLTESAQGMLNSVGIPSPGSAEFIRTVLPRYRSFGVPVVVSVGGLAVEEYLRITEELADAPCEALEVNVSCPNLEHGGLAIGTDASTVERVVSGVVARTSLPVVVKLTPNVTSIGDIARASEQAGATAVTVANTFPGMAIDLNGRSAVLGNGVGGLSGPAVRPMVLRLVWQAAAAVGIPVIGCGGISTARDVLEFVLAGATAVQMGTATFTRPYAMTQVLRDLDALCRELGITRLADERGTVRT, from the coding sequence CGACCTCGCGGTCTCGCTCGGCCCGCTGCGTCTGGCCAACCCCGTGATGCCCGCGTCGGGTTGCTTCGGTCCTGAACTCGCCGCTCTCCTGCCGGTGCACGAGCTGGGCGCCCTGGTCACCAAGACCCTCTTCTCGCAACGGCGTTCCGGTAACCCCTCGCACCGGCTCACCGAGAGCGCGCAGGGCATGCTCAACAGCGTGGGAATCCCCAGTCCGGGCTCGGCGGAGTTCATCCGCACGGTGCTGCCCCGCTACCGGTCGTTCGGGGTACCCGTCGTGGTGAGTGTCGGGGGCCTCGCCGTGGAGGAGTACCTGCGGATCACCGAGGAGCTCGCCGACGCTCCCTGCGAGGCACTGGAGGTGAACGTCTCCTGCCCGAACCTTGAGCACGGCGGGCTCGCCATCGGAACGGACGCGTCGACCGTGGAGCGTGTCGTCTCCGGTGTCGTGGCGCGTACTTCGCTGCCCGTCGTCGTCAAACTGACCCCGAACGTGACATCGATCGGGGACATCGCGCGCGCCTCCGAGCAGGCGGGCGCGACCGCCGTGACAGTCGCCAACACCTTCCCCGGCATGGCCATCGACCTGAACGGGCGGAGCGCGGTGCTGGGCAACGGGGTGGGAGGACTGTCCGGACCCGCGGTCCGACCCATGGTGCTGCGCCTGGTGTGGCAGGCCGCCGCGGCCGTCGGAATACCCGTCATCGGATGCGGCGGCATCAGCACCGCGCGGGACGTCCTGGAGTTCGTCCTGGCCGGAGCCACCGCCGTACAGATGGGTACCGCGACGTTCACCCGCCCGTACGCGATGACCCAGGTCCTGCGGGACCTCGACGCCCTGTGCCGCGAACTCGGCATCACCCGTCTCGCCGACGAACGCGGCACGGTGCGCACCTGA